The proteins below come from a single Calditrichota bacterium genomic window:
- a CDS encoding DNA methyltransferase — AIFEKLEKVFFKRPLPEDILYYIYGIFYSNSYRKTYVEYLKIDFPRVPLTANFKLFKKMGKFGKELADLHLLKSPALNPPVAKFQGSGANDRIEKITYKEDEQRIYINKDKYFEGVAPEVWNYHIGGYQVLSKYLKDRKGRNMDDAPRYCRIVTALSKTIEIQKEIDKIYPEVEKELIKF, encoded by the coding sequence CTGCAATTTTTGAGAAATTAGAGAAAGTGTTCTTTAAAAGACCATTACCGGAAGATATCCTTTACTACATTTACGGCATTTTTTACAGCAATAGCTACAGGAAAACTTACGTTGAATATCTGAAAATTGATTTCCCGCGCGTTCCCCTTACCGCTAACTTCAAGCTTTTCAAAAAAATGGGCAAATTCGGCAAAGAACTGGCCGATTTGCATTTGCTGAAAAGTCCGGCGCTTAATCCACCAGTCGCTAAATTTCAGGGAAGCGGCGCAAATGACAGGATAGAAAAGATAACTTACAAAGAAGACGAACAGCGCATTTATATCAACAAGGATAAATATTTTGAAGGCGTTGCGCCGGAAGTTTGGAATTATCATATCGGCGGTTATCAAGTGCTGTCAAAATATCTCAAAGACCGCAAAGGCAGAAACATGGACGATGCCCCGCGGTACTGCCGCATCGTTACAGCATTAAGTAAAACGATTGAAATACAAAAAGAGATAGACAAAATTTATCCCGAAGTGGAAAAAGAACTTATCAAATTTTAA